DNA from Bradyrhizobium sp. 195:
ATTTACCAATTGTTCCTGTTCCAGCCTCGGTACTGTCTGGGCGGCTACCGCCGTCGTTCTGGACGTCTTTGAGTTCATCCGTGCCTTCCTTGCGACTCCGAGCAATCTTTCGCAATCGCTCCGGCCCGGTGATCGAACTGGGGCGCGGCTTGCCGGGACTTGCGGTCGGTCGCAAAAACGCAGCCATCGGAACAAATGAAGTGCATCCGGTATTTGGGCTGCATCAACAGGGAGGCCGAAATGGCAAAAGCATATGGCTGAACCGACTGAGGACGAGATTCGAACCTGCGCCCATCAGCTCTGGGAAAAGGCTGGCCGGCCGGAAGGCCGCGAGAAGGAGTTTTGGGAACTAGCCGAACAAGAACTGCGGAATAAGGACAAATCGTCCCCTGTGCGCACGCCCGATAATCTGTAGTGAACTGGCATTGACCAATCTGGTTCGGCATTGGCCGGCGCGGATGCCAAGTAACTGTTAGCGCGGGGGTGCGTGGAAAAGCGGCGTTGGCGAAAAGCGAGGCTGGATGAGGAGCCCGGCGTCTGCGAGGCCATTGAGACGCCGGGTCGGTTTCTTAGCGCCGCCTAGTCGCGCGCCGCTTATATGGTGATTGATTCACGGGCTTCAGCGAAATCCCTTCGCGGTGCGCCTTGCTGCGGATAGCTGCCACGGGACGTTGAAGTTTGACGGTCATGACCCCGGTCGGCGTGTTGCCCTTCGCGAGCTGTTTGAGCATTTTCACATCCGCGCTCGACCACGGTTCACGCGTACGACGCTTGTATGAGGGATTTGCCTTGCGCGGGCTCTTCTTGCCGATCGGCGAGCCGGGTCGTTTCCATCCTGCTCGTACCATTAAGGTCCTCCTGTAAGTCCATGCTTGAACGAAGGAATGAACAATTCGGTTCCGGATGAAACGCGACGACATCTTCTTCGCTTGAAACTCCGCGACTTCGGCCGGATACTGGATCAGGTCCTTGGCCATCAGCATTCCGAAGGAGAACGATCATGGCAATCCAGATCGTGATGGACCGTACCGGCGACAGCCGTCACCTTTCAACCCGGACGACAAACGAGAGCTCGCGAAGGCGGAGCAGCGGTTCTGCGAGCTCACCAATGCCGGCTTCACCGCGGCGGTCGGGTCCAGGTCAGGCCTCGCAGATCCGGTCGTTTGACCCGAACGCGGAGGAAACCGTGTTCTTCCCCCGGCTGGTCGGCGGATAATCGGTCCGTGCCATGTTGGGCTTCAAGCCGTCGCGCCATGGTGAACGCTCGCGCATGAGAGCCATCAGGGCTCTGCTTATACGACACGGCGCCGAGAGAACGCCGGAGGGCCGTTCGCTGCGGCTCTTGCGAGAGTGGCTATCGCCAGTGCAGTCGGCGCAGTTCGCGGCAAAGGGTTATTTCGAGGTCGTCGGCGGCGACACGGGCAAGCAATACAGGATCTAACCGGGCGCCATGACGAACGTCTGCGAGATCGACGAAAAGAACCGTCCGACGATCGGGCTGTGTTTCCTGCCGACGGGCGAGCTGCCGATCGGAGACGTCATGCTCTCCCAGAAGATTGCGCTGGAAAGCTGCGAGAGCCGCGCGCTCGAGGTGGCCAGAAGGTTCACTCCGACCGGTTTCATGTTCCGGCGAAACCGGCTTCTTGGCTGAGGCGCGCACGAGCTCCGGAAGGTGCGTGCCGACACCTGATCCGGCAATCGAAATCTGGAGTGGTCCTAGACACGCAGTGGGATGGAGAAAGAGCCAGCTCGAAGAGCGCTTGAGCAATCAGCCGCGGAGCACTTGCAGACAACTTGGTCGTCCCGGCGCAACGCTAATACTGCGATGCAATGTACCACAAGTTAGTGCGTATTCCGGCGCGCGAGTGCAAGATGTTTATCCCAACAATGGGAGCTTTTTTTCAAACGGTCATTGTGCGATGCACTCGATTCGCAATGGCCCTTCCTAAGCATCACGAGCAATGCACGGCTAGCTGTCGGCCGCAGCCAATCGGTAATCCGAACAACACGCGATCGAACACGGCTCTCGCTGCATGAATGTTCTCGCTTGTGGCCGGTTGAATTTGATGTTCCCCTGTAGCTCGCGCTCGCCTTACCGGATGGCGGCCTTACCGGATGGCGTCCGGTTCTTGATCTTGATCCAGTGCTTGCAACGCCCAGCGACATAGTCCCGGTGCTTTGTCACAAGGCCCATCTGACAGGGTCCCGCGCGGCTAGCGTTGGCCTCCGCACACCAACGCGGGATCAATGCTGGCACTCACGATTAGGAGTTTCCAAGGTGCGCTGCCGAGGGTTACAGTCCACCTGGACGCGCCTCCCAGTACGTCGGCGTCCCGTAGTACTGGTGCGTTCGCGTTTCCCAGGCTCGATCCTGCCACGAGTCATCGCTGAACTCAGGCGCGTCCCTCAGTTGTTGCTCGGTGATATTGGTTCGAAAACCACCACGCGAGGTGTCATATGTCAGAGCGCCCCAAGGAATGGGGTAATGGCTGTGACCCAATCCAACAAAGCCGCCAAAACTCATCACGGCATAGGCCACGCGGCCTG
Protein-coding regions in this window:
- a CDS encoding PRC-barrel domain-containing protein gives rise to the protein MARATAHPDHQCISSEDIQGTEVYGADGKNIGEIDHLIIDKASGRVAYAVMSFGGFVGLGHSHYPIPWGALTYDTSRGGFRTNITEQQLRDAPEFSDDSWQDRAWETRTHQYYGTPTYWEARPGGL
- a CDS encoding DUF2934 domain-containing protein; protein product: MAEPTEDEIRTCAHQLWEKAGRPEGREKEFWELAEQELRNKDKSSPVRTPDNL